In Montipora foliosa isolate CH-2021 chromosome 13, ASM3666993v2, whole genome shotgun sequence, one DNA window encodes the following:
- the LOC137981544 gene encoding uncharacterized protein encodes MQDIGLHWNQKKCSVVQVKRGAQVLDESGMRMDETTTITALGEGKHYKFLGVLENVRQDERLALACAAKEYLHRISVIWSNPLSDCNRVQATDQYALPVLRYLMWTQYWSLSELRGVDRAARKIIVENGGKHPASLTSLLYLPREKGGRGLQSVEHEYKITKIKSLLKLYQNSDQTVEAVREFEEHAMASGHQSLVKEATKYAEELNITLQLDILNPVCVTTEGKVVTAVRAGNLLKKSQEMQFLEIAKDKKWQGKLFRIRWDDDSLSITSCFAWLKGWATCPTYTIAGMYELYEQLLPTKLYTKEKMQTSTDGEVLCRLCGRVAERVAHVLAGCFSQAQTKCLYRHNSALKILFFELLREHGLIEEVPPWYSPAMPKPAYQNTTSEAFWDIPIYAEHNEVRANRIDARLVSHERKEVYTIEMSCPWIESRAKKDEEKTLKYGHMM; translated from the coding sequence ATGCAGGATATCGGCCTTCACTGGAATCAGAAAAAGTGCTCAGTGGTACAGGTGAAGAGGGGAGCCCAAGTGCTAGACGAGTCTGGTATGAGGATGGACGAGACAACTACCATCACGGCTCTTGGGGAGGGAAAACACTATAAGTTCCTGGGGGTTCTAGAGAACGTTCGGCAAGATGAACGGCTGGCTCTAGCGTGTGCGGCTAAAGAGTATCTACACAGGATATCTGTTATATGGTCCAACCCCCTATCTGATTGTAACCGTGTACAGGCAACTGATCAGTATGCACTCCCAGTGCTGCGGTACTTAATGTGGACACAATATTGGTCTCTATCAGAGTTAAGAGGTGTGGACAGAGCAGCTCGGAAGATCATAGTTGAGAACGGTGGCAAGCACCCAGCCAGCCTAACTTCTTTGTTATATCTACCGAGGGAGAAAGGGGGTAGAGGCCTGCAATCAGTCGAACACGAGTATaagatcactaaaatcaaatcgcTACTGAAATTGTATCAGAATTCGGACCAGACTGTGGAAGCAGTTAGAGAATTTGAAGAACACGCCATGGCATCAGGCCACCAGTCGCTTGTAAAGGAAGCAACCAAGTACGCTGAAGAACTTAACATCACACTTCAGCTTGACATCCTAAATCCCGTGTGTGTTACAACGGAAGGAAAGGTGGTGACTGCAGTTAGAGCCGGGAATCTGCTGAAGAAATCTCAAGAGATGCAGTTCTTGGAGATCGCAAAAGACAAAAAGTGGCAAGGAAAGTTATTCCGTATCAGATGGGACGATGATAGCCTAAGCATAACCAGCTGCTTTGCTTGGCTAAAAGGTTGGGCTACATGCCCTACATATACCATCGCGGGCATGTATGAGCTATATGAACAGTTGTTACCTACGAAGCTCTACACAAAGGAAAAGATGCAAACCTCCACCGATGGTGAAGTCCTATGCAGGTTATGTGGGAGGGTAGCTGAGAGGGTTGCACATGTACTGGCTGGATGTTTCTCCCAGGCACAAACCAAGTGCCTATACAGGCATAATTCAGCTTTgaagattctgttttttgagcTCCTCCGAGAGCATGGTTTAATAGAAGAGGTTCCACCATGGTACTCACCGGCGATGCCAAAACCAGCCTACCAGAACACCACGAGTGAAGCGTTTTGGGATATTCCCATCTATGCAGAGCACAACGAAGTAAGAGCAAATCGGATCGATGCGCGTCTTGTCAGCCACGAGAGGAAAGAAGTTTACACAATTgaaatgagctgcccatggATTGAGAGTAGAGCCAAGAAAGATGAGGAAAAGACACTCAAGTATGGGCACATGATGTGA